In Helianthus annuus cultivar XRQ/B chromosome 3, HanXRQr2.0-SUNRISE, whole genome shotgun sequence, a single window of DNA contains:
- the LOC110930270 gene encoding early light-induced protein 2, chloroplastic: MAATSVFMATPVARLTTQHLRKNINFSVVRCISQDQQSSTDSSKTPAAPTPPPKNKFSDVLAFSGPAPERINGRLAMIGFVSAMAVELSSGQDVFAQISHGGVPAFVATSLVLSLASLVTLFKGVRAESKSSGLMTSDAELWNGRAAMLGLVALAFTEYVTGSALI, from the coding sequence ATGGCAGCTACTTCAGTCTTCATGGCAACCCCCGTTGCACGTCTCACCACTCAACATCTCCGAAAAAACATCAACTTTTCTGTCGTTAGGTGCATATCACAAGATCAACAATCTTCAACCGACTCTTCCAAAACTCCAGCAGCACCAACTCCGCCACCGAAGAATAAGTTCTCTGACGTGTTGGCGTTCAGTGGGCCTGCACCGGAGAGGATAAACGGAAGGTTAGCGATGATAGGGTTTGTGTCGGCTATGGCGGTCGAGTTAAGCAGCGGTCAAGATGTGTTCGCTCAGATCTCACACGGTGGAGTTCCGGCGTTTGTAGCGACGAGTTTGGTACTGTCGCTGGCGTCGTTGGTGACGTTGTTTAAAGGGGTGAGAGCGGAGTCAAAGTCGAGTGGGTTGATGACATCGGATGCAGAGCTGTGGAACGGACGGGCTGCGATGTTGGGTTTGGTTGCTTTGGCTTTTACCGAATATGTGACGGGCAGTGCCCTTATATGA
- the LOC110932336 gene encoding uncharacterized protein LOC110932336, producing the protein MAAPGSLNLGSTAVSTQVTAPASVVSMTSATLSSGPGTTLPFILLPTSQTSEFDAEFLAKNASLLRRLKAQQARDEQILGLRTRLFHDEAPTGTMGPTMITPTFSTVVTSETYTGYVQGSSGPSPVMTTRNETQMDVISDPELTKPYHPVSMTAKSKFSARIRHAKLPPKLKMPTTVKKYDDTTDPDDHMFDFDGAARVEQWPMPAWCFMFAQTLTGAARVCFDALNEGEINDFEEFRRLFLQNFSQQRHYSKEITEVHNIRRKDGESLDSFIDRFNRESMQISGVVDQLRISGFCHGVRNNQLVEKLHENLPKTMEVLMERARAFARGKNACNPAPESDHKMSSWKKNGGSVFDKTPPGNRGRSHPYSRNDRPPRGKSSGSRFYNLSDLSKTPSEILSAEGMNFPAPPKLRNPGDKNSKKYCDYHHARGHNTDDCWSLKQEIEKAVRSGKLSHLVKEVKEGKSSGNSGDNPNNQPAICMIRRANNQGIKRSSQHLAAWMQQPIGFPPVSLEDIKDGPVIVSAIIAGHKVRRVYVDSGSATEIMYKQCFQQLAPQTKAKLLRVSMPLVSFSGEVVQPLGQITLPTTMGEGSLVRTVNLTYLVVEARSVHNVILGRPGMCAFGMISSTIHGALKFPTEAGIATLYSESTIGVAEIR; encoded by the coding sequence ATGGCGGCCCCAGGTTCTTTGAATCTGGGATCCACGGCTGTTAGCACGCAAGTTACTGCACCAGCAAGTGTTGTCTCTATGACCTCAGCTACTTTAAGCTCAGGTCCAGGAACAACTTTGCCATTCATCTTACTCCCTACTTCGCAAACATCAGAGTTCGATGCAGAATTTCTCGCCAAAAATGCAAGTCTTCTACGAAGATTAAAAGCACAACAGGCCAGAGATGAACAGATCCTCGGTTTGCGAACCAGGCTCTTTCATGACGAAGCACCAACGGGGACTATGGGTCCCACAATGATCACTCCTACATTTTCCACAGTCGTCACTTCGGAAACCTATACTGGATATGTACAAGGTTCCTCCGGACCTTCACCAGTAATGACTACGCGAAATGAAACACAGATGGATGTAATTAGCGATCCGGAACTTACCAAGCCGTACCATCCAGTTTCTATGACAGCCAAGTCGAAGTTTAGTGCTCGTATAAGACATGCCAAACTTCCTCCAAAGCTCAAAATGCCAACTACGGTGAAAAAGTACGACGACACAACTGATCCGGATGATCATATGTTCGATTTTGACGGAGCTGCACGAGTTGAACAATGGCCGATGCCAGCATGGTGCTTTATGTTCGCACAAACTCTAACTGGAGCCGCACGAGTATGTTTTGATGCGTTGAATGAAGGTGAGATCAACGACTTTGAGGAGTTCCGAAGGTTATTCCTCCAAAATTTCAGCCAGCAAAGGCACTACTCTAAAGAAATTACCGAAGTCCACAACATCCGAAGAAAGGACGGAGAGTCTTTAGACAGTTTCATTGACCGGTTTAACCGGGAAAGCATGCAGATCAGTGGGGTAGTTGATCAACTACGTATCTCTGGATTCTGTCACGGCGTTCGGAATAATCAGCTAGTCGAAAAATTGCACGAAAATCTCCCAAAGACAATGGAGGTACTCATGGAGCGGGCCAGAGCTTTCGCTCGAGGCAAGAACGCATGTAATCCTGCTCCAGAGTCAGATCACAAGATGTCTTCGTGGAAGAAAAATGGTGGATCGGTGTTTGATAAGACTCCACCGGGGAACAGGGGACGATCACACCCTTACAGTAGAAACGACAGACCTCCGCGAGGGAAAAGCTCCGGGTCAAGATTTTACAATTTATCGGATCTCTCCAAAACTCCCAGTGAAATTCTCAGTGCGGAGGGGATGAATTTCCCCGCTCCACCAAAACTTCGAAACCCAGGAGACAAAAATTCTAAGAAATATTGTGACTACCATCATGCTCGGGGTCACAATACAGATGACTGTTGGTCTTTGAAGCAAGAAATAGAAAAGGCAGTACGGTCCGGGAAGCTATCGCACCTAGTCAAAGAAGTAAAGGAAGGAAAATCTTCAGGGAATTCGGGAGATAATCCGAACAATCAACCAGCAATTTGCATGATCCGTAGGGCAAACAACCAAGGCATCAAGCGGTCCAGTCAGCATTTGGCCGCCTGGATGCAGCAGCCCATTGGTTTCCCACCCGTCAGTCTGGAAGATATCAAGGACGGACCGGTCATAGTATCCGCAATCATTGCAGGACACAAGGTTCGAAGAGTATACGTCGACAGTGGAAGCGCCACCGAGATTATGTACAAGCAGTGCTTTCAACAGTTAGCCCCACAGACAAAGGCGAAATTGCTCCGAGTATCAATGCCTCTGGTCAGTTTCTCCGGAGAGGTGGTCCAGCCTTTAGGCCAAATCACTCTGCCAACAACGATGGGGGAAGGGAGTTTGGTTCGAACTGTCAACTTGACGTATCTAGTGGTTGAGGCAAGGTCCGTCCACAATGTCATACTCGGAAGACCTGGTATGTGCGCCTTCGGAATGATCAGTTCAACCATACATGGAGCATTAAAATTCCCCACCGAAGCAGGGATAGCAACACTATACTCCGAATCAACGATCGGTGTAGCCGAAATACGATAG
- the LOC110932337 gene encoding uncharacterized protein LOC110932337, with amino-acid sequence MAPARNKAISEDVRKLLSAGIIREVRYQTWVSNPVMVTKKDKTWRMCVDFSDLNNACPKDCYPLPEIDLKIDSLSSFRLKCFLDAYKGYHQIQMASEDEDKTAFVTNEGLFCYTKMPFGLKNAGATYQRLMDKAFKDQIGRNLEIYVDDLVIKSRAEDDMIDDILETFTRLRSINLKLNPKKCSFGLEEGKFLGVWVTRSGIQAHPDKIKAVVSMQPPKTIKEIQSLNGKLVALHRFVSKAADRSIPFMNVLKQRTTKGQIEWTSEADSAFQELKVCLGSLPTLTAPATGETVTVYLSASHFAISAVLVVHRNQAQIPVYYVSRILKDYETRYPMIEKLALALVHASRRLRRYFQAFNIEVKTDLQIQQILRKPEVSGRLTKWAIELSAFDITYRTRGPVKGQTVADFLPEVPTGESIKEKPILPKVWNLYTDGASSKEGSGAGLILIDPEGIEYTYALRFEFKTSNNEAEYEALLAGLQTAAKAGATSVLAHVDSLLVANQVSGEYEAREDNMVRYLQQVNSLISSFDSCKIVHIPRSKNKKADALSKLASVAFCHLSKEVLVETLQIPAIQQTKPVMSISMSEKSWMTPIVDYLKNGTLPEDKAQARKLKVKALQYQMHDGQLYRKTFLGPLLKCLTPEEASYVIREIHWGICGIHAGPRMVIAKVMNAGYFWPGMHQSAINELQSCEDCQRHAPVNHRAKNNLVPVTSAWPFQKWGIDIVGPFPVSTGGVRFLLVAIDYFTKWVEAKPLRTITGDQVLRFAWENIVCRFGMPLCIVSDNGKQFAEKPFKTWCQRMKIEQCFASVAHPQANGQVERANRSIVEGIKKRLGKEGVSWADELPHVLWAHRTMPKTSNKETPFSLTYGTEAVIPAEVGIPTPRVQQSQEENERELRLNLDLIEERRELAAIREAKYKKELEKHYNSKVKEARFKVGEYVMRSNEASLTEGTGKLAPKWEGPYQIKTAGKDGAYTLSKMDGTSVLRTWNGVHLKKCYL; translated from the coding sequence ATGGCTCCGGCTCGTAACAAGGCCATCTCCGAAGACGTACGAAAGTTGCTGAGCGCCGGTATTATAAGAGAGGTACGTTACCAAACCTGGGTCTCCAATCCAGTGATGGTAACCAAGAAGGACAAAACCTGGAGGATGTGCGTTGATTTTTCCGATCTAAACAATGCGTGCCCGAAGGATTGCTATCCTTTACCGGAGATTGATTTAAAGATAGACTCCCTCTCAAGTTTCCGTCTCAAATGCTTCCTAGATGCGTATAAGGGTTATCATCAAATCCAAATGGCTTCGGAGGACGAAGATAAGACCgcgtttgtaacaaatgagggtcTGTTTTGTTATACTAAAATGCCATTCGGTTTAAAAAACGCCGGAGCCACGTACCAGAGGTTAATGGATAAAGCGTTCAAAGATCAGATCGGAAGAAACTTGGAGATCTATGTCGATGACTTAGTCATAAAAAGCCGGGCCGAAGACGACATGATAGATGACATACTCGAGACCTTTACAAGGCTTCGGAGTATCAACCTAAAACTCAATCCCAAAAAGTGCTCTTTCGGCTTGGAAGAGGGAAAATTCCTCGGGGTGTGGGTTACACGATCCGGAATCCAGGCGCATCCTGATAAAATCAAAGCGGTAGTCTCCATGCAGCCTCCTAAAACCATCAAAGAGATCCAATCTCTAAATGGAAAACTCGTCGCCCTTCACCGTTTTGTTTCAAAAGCGGCAGATCGTTCCATCCCTTTCATGAATGTATTAAAACAGCGAACGACAAAAGGCCAAATAGAGTGGACGTCAGAAGCAGACTCGGCATTTCAGGAGTTAAAGGTATGCCTCGGGTCCTTACCCACTTTGACCGCACCAGCTACCGGAGAAACTGTCACGGTATATCTATCTGCGTCCCACTTTGCgataagtgcagtactcgtagtACACCGGAACCAGGCACAAATCCCGGTCTATTACGTAAGCCGTATCCTGAAAGACTATGAAACTCGGTACCCGATGATCGAAAAATTGGCACTCGCTTTGGTACATGCTTCCAGACGCCTCCGAAGATACTTCCAAGCTTTCAATATAGAAGTAAAGACTGATCTCCAGATCCAGCAAATCCTCAGGAAGCCAGAGGTCTCCGGACGTCTCAccaaatgggcaatagagctcAGTGCCTTTGATATCACCTATCGTACCAGAGGTCCAGTAAAAGGACAGACAGTAGCAGATTTCCTCCCCGAGGTCCCGACCGGAGAAAGCATCAAGGAAAAACCCATCTTACCGAAGGTATGGAACCTGTATACAGACGGGGCCTCCAGTAAAGAAGGGTCGGGAGCAGGGTTAATCCTAATAGATCCGGAGGGAATAGAGTACACTTATGCGCTGCGTTTTGAATTTAAGACGTCaaacaatgaagcagaatatgaggctctccTTGCAGGCCTGCAAACCGCAGCCAAAGCAGGTGCAACCTCCGTATTAGCTCATGTCGATTCACTATTGGTAGCCAACCAGGTCAGCGGCGAGTACGAGGCACGAGAAGATAATATGGTTCGGTATCTTCAGCAGGTCAACAGTTTAATCTCCTCTTTCGATTCCTGCAAAATAGTGCACATACCGAGGAGCAAAAACAAAAAAGCCGATGCTTTGAGCAAACTGGCATCCGTGGCATTCTGTCATTTATCAAAAGAGGTCCTAGTCGAGACCCTGCAGATTCCGGCCATCCAACAGACGAAGCCAGTTATGTCAATTTCCATGTCCGAAAAGTCTTGGATGACTCCCATCGTAGATTACTTGAAAAATGGGACGCTTCCAGAAGACAAGGCTCAGGCACGGAAACTAAAAGTGAAAGCGCTGCAATATCAGATGCACGATGGTCAACTCTACAGGAAAACCTTTTTAGGTCCGCTCCTAAAATGCCTAACCCCAGAGGAAGCAAGTTACGTTATAAGGGAGATCCACTGGGGAATATGCGGCATCCACGCGGGGCCGAGGATGGTTATAGCAAAAGTCATGAACGCCGGTTATTTCTGGCCAGGAATGCACCAAAGCGCGATAAACGAGCTCCAGTCCTGTGAAGACTGCCAACGCCATGCTCCCGTAAACCATCGTGCCAAAAACAACCTCGTACCCGTGACCTCGGCCTGGCCGTTTCAGAAATGGGGAATTGACATCGTAGGTCCTTTCCCTGTCTCCACCGGAGGGGTAAGGTTCCTGCTGGTTGCCATCGACTATTTCACTAAATGGGTCGAAGCTAAACCCCTTCGGACGATCACGGGAGACCAAGTGCTGAGGTTCGCATGGGAAAACATAGTGTGCAGGTTCGGAATGCCTCTTTGCATAGTAAGCGACAACGGGAAACAATTTGCGGAAAAGCCGTTTAAAACATGGTGTCAAAGAATGAAGATAGAACAGTGTTTTGCTTCGGTAGCCCACCCCCAGGCCAACGGGCAGGTGGAAAGAGCTAACCGAAGTATCGTAGAGGGCATTAAAAAGCGACTGGGAAAGGAGGGCGTCTCATGGGCGGATGAACTCCCACACGTCCTATGGGCGCACCGTACCATGCCCAAAACAAGCAACAAAGAAACCCCTTTTAGTTTGACATACGGAACCGAGGCCGTCATACCTGCCGAAGTAGGGATCCCCACTCCGCGCGTACAACAGAGTCAAGAAGAGAATGAACGAGAGCTCCGTTTGAATCTTGATTTAATCGAGGAAAGGAGAGAGCTCGCAGCGATCCGGGAAGCTAAGTATAAAAAAGAGTTGGAAAAACACTACAACTCTAAGGTAAAAGAAGCCCGGTTCAAGGTAGGAGAGTATGTGATGCGGAGCAACGAAGCGAGCTTGACGGAAGGAACGGGGAAACTAGCCCCCAAGTGGGAGGGACCTTACCAGATCAAAACGGCCGGAAAAGACGGGGCGTACACTCTAAGCAAGATGGATGGAACCTCCGTCCTGCGTACTTGGAACGGAGTACATCTGAAGAAATGCTATCTTTAG
- the LOC110930271 gene encoding early light-induced protein 2, chloroplastic — MAATSVFMATPVARLTTTPSSSTRNVNFAVVRCMSQPSPDASKTPAAPTPPPMNTPPPPPPASKVSTKFSDVLAFGGPAPERINGRLAMIGFVSAMAVELSNGQDVFAQISHGGVPAFVTTSLVLSVASLVPLFKGVRAESKSSGLMTSDAELWNGRAAMLGLVALAFTEYVTGSPLV; from the coding sequence ATGGCAGCTACTTCAGTCTTCATGGCAACCCCCGTTGCACGTCTCACCACCACCCCTTCTTCATCTACAAGAAACGTCAACTTTGCTGTCGTCAGATGCATGTCACAACCTTCACCCGACGCTTCCAAAACTCCAGCAGCACCAACTCCGCCGCCAATGAACActccacctccgccaccaccagCGTCGAAGGTCAGCACCAAGTTTTCCGACGTGTTGGCCTTCGGTGGGCCTGCACCAGAGAGGATAAACGGAAGGTTAGCGATGATAGGGTTTGTGTCAGCGATGGCGGTAGAGTTGAGCAATGGTCAGGATGTGTTCGCTCAGATCTCTCACGGTGGTGTACCGGCCTTTGTAACGACGAGTTTGGTGTTGTCGGTGGCGTCGTTGGTGCCGTTGTTTAAAGGGGTGAGGGCAGAGTCGAAGTCGAGTGGGTTGATGACGTCGGATGCAGAGCTGTGGAACGGTCGGGCGGCGATGTTGGGTTTGGTTGCTTTGGCTTTCACCGAGTATGTGACTGGAAGTCCGCTTGTTTGA
- the LOC110928157 gene encoding root allergen protein has product MDVVYAEIEITSSLSAPKVFKVYTDFDIIAPKINPESYKTITVIKGDGGVGSIKSMTYSDGTSSKHTIDDIDASNFILSWTFFEGDALMGIINTATHHMKFIPSPNGGSVFKQTFVIRYKGDGKQMDDVINITKEAIKNTFKKMESYAIAHPEVY; this is encoded by the exons ATGGACGTGGTTTATGCAGAGATAGAGATCACCTCTTCACTTTCAGCTCCTAAAGTTTTCAAAGTCTACACTGACTTTGACATCATTGCCCCTAAGATCAATCCCGAATCTTACAAAACCATCACCGTTATCAAAGGTGATGGTGGAGTTGGAAGCATCAAGAGCATGACATATAGTGATG GAACAAGTTCAAAGCACACAATCGATGACATTGACGCAAGCAACTTTATACTAAGTTGGACGTTCTTTGAAGGAGACGCCTTGATGGGTATAATAAACACAGCTACTCACCATATGAAGTTCATACCTTCTCCTAATGGAGGATCCGTATTCAAACAAACATTTGTAATTAGGTATAAAGGTGACGGTAAGCAAATGGATGATGTTATTAATATTACTAAAGAAGCAATCAAGAATACTTTCAAGAAGATGGAGTCTTATGCTATTGCCCATCCTGAAGTTTACTAA